Proteins encoded in a region of the Candidatus Korarchaeota archaeon NZ13-K genome:
- a CDS encoding DUF4013 domain-containing protein, whose product MELGENLNRAASFTGKLFSDVGNLILLIAVNLIPVVNIIFLGYTAKIIREDPEEPPKLSDYGKLFVDGLLVLAAVLVYAIIPAIIIIIGALASMPFYLHAPFVPLFPLQLSALSVIGLVLLFISMIIGVMAVGNMVRTGDFSKIFAFSENWQLIGRVGLANYLVWLFVMFVVFLIAAAVGSLIPWVGGAIFGVFSSIFFGKSLALILNEVKAPS is encoded by the coding sequence ATGGAGCTGGGAGAGAACCTGAACAGAGCGGCCTCCTTCACGGGCAAGCTGTTCAGCGATGTGGGCAACCTGATCCTCCTGATAGCGGTCAACCTCATACCGGTGGTGAACATAATCTTCTTGGGTTACACGGCCAAGATAATCAGGGAGGATCCGGAGGAGCCACCGAAACTATCCGATTACGGGAAACTGTTCGTGGATGGTCTGCTGGTGCTGGCAGCTGTCCTGGTGTACGCGATAATTCCCGCGATAATAATTATCATCGGGGCCCTGGCCTCGATGCCTTTCTACCTTCACGCGCCCTTCGTCCCGCTCTTCCCCCTTCAGCTCTCAGCCCTCTCGGTGATCGGCCTCGTGCTCCTGTTCATATCCATGATAATCGGCGTCATGGCCGTGGGCAACATGGTGAGGACGGGGGACTTCTCAAAGATATTCGCCTTCAGCGAGAACTGGCAGCTGATAGGGAGGGTTGGTCTCGCGAACTACCTCGTGTGGCTATTTGTGATGTTCGTGGTGTTTCTGATAGCCGCGGCTGTGGGCAGCCTCATACCCTGGGTGGGTGGCGCTATATTCGGGGTCTTCTCCTC